A window of the Branchiibius hedensis genome harbors these coding sequences:
- a CDS encoding ABC transporter permease, with protein sequence MSVIAPTATRVTGRKLSALEATGTIVYRNLLVYRRSWLVFVSGFLEPVLYLFSIGIGVGKLIPGFEVDGHLIRYAAFVAPGMLAASAMNGALFDATFNVFFRLRYAKLYDQILATPRTPSDIARGEISWALLRGGIYSAAFLLVMAAMGLIDSWLAILALPAALLIGFAFAAIAMGLTTWMRSWQDFEYITLATLPMFLFSATFFPLSAFPAWLQWIVQCTPLYRGVVLCRELTTGHVTWASAVSVVYLIALGLLGTAIVRRRLAALLLT encoded by the coding sequence ATGTCCGTGATCGCGCCCACCGCAACCCGCGTCACCGGCCGCAAACTGTCCGCACTCGAAGCGACCGGCACCATCGTCTACCGCAACCTGCTGGTCTACCGGCGCAGTTGGCTGGTCTTCGTCAGCGGATTCCTGGAGCCGGTGCTCTACCTGTTCTCGATCGGCATCGGCGTCGGCAAACTCATCCCCGGCTTCGAAGTCGACGGGCATCTGATCCGCTACGCGGCGTTCGTCGCGCCGGGCATGCTGGCTGCCTCCGCGATGAACGGCGCCCTCTTCGATGCGACGTTCAACGTGTTCTTCCGGCTGCGCTACGCCAAGCTCTACGACCAGATCCTGGCGACGCCGCGGACACCGTCCGACATCGCACGTGGCGAGATCAGTTGGGCGCTGCTGCGCGGCGGGATCTACTCCGCGGCGTTCCTGCTGGTGATGGCCGCGATGGGGTTGATCGACTCGTGGTTGGCCATCCTCGCGCTACCGGCTGCTCTCTTGATCGGCTTCGCGTTCGCGGCGATCGCGATGGGTCTGACCACCTGGATGCGGTCCTGGCAGGACTTCGAATACATCACGCTCGCCACGTTGCCGATGTTCCTGTTCTCAGCGACGTTCTTCCCGCTGTCCGCCTTCCCAGCCTGGCTGCAATGGATCGTGCAGTGCACTCCGCTGTATCGCGGCGTGGTGCTGTGCCGGGAGCTGACCACCGGACACGTCACGTGGGCGTCGGCGGTTTCCGTGGTCTACCTGATCGCCCTGGGTCTGCTGGGTACGGCGATCGTGCGGCGACGGTTGGCGGCGCTGCTCCTCACCTGA
- a CDS encoding ABC transporter permease, protein MSTVPAASPWALTARLTDYWLTVLRRTWRGSIVTSFLNPLLYVAAMGVFLGGFIKSDPATLDGASSYLDFVVPGLLAAQSMQLAIGEATYPVMGAIKWDKTYFSMLASPIGVGEIVAAHFSFIMLRIAISSAVFVLVMAPFGVISSVAGGFAAFAVQLLISWAFVAPMYAVSCLLKNESGFSLIFRLVVMPLVLFSGAFFPIHNLPTALEHLAKISPLWQGVELTRMATLDTWRPSAWWHLLYLLVVAVAFTVLSVRFLRRRLVR, encoded by the coding sequence ATGTCCACCGTCCCGGCCGCCTCCCCCTGGGCCCTGACCGCCCGGCTGACCGACTACTGGCTCACGGTCCTTCGGCGCACCTGGCGCGGCAGCATCGTCACCTCGTTCCTGAACCCGCTTCTCTACGTCGCGGCGATGGGCGTCTTCCTTGGCGGTTTCATCAAGAGCGATCCTGCGACGCTGGACGGCGCGAGCAGCTACCTCGATTTCGTCGTGCCCGGGTTGCTGGCCGCCCAGTCGATGCAACTGGCGATCGGTGAGGCGACCTATCCGGTGATGGGCGCGATCAAGTGGGACAAGACCTACTTCTCGATGCTCGCCTCCCCCATCGGCGTCGGTGAGATCGTCGCGGCCCACTTCAGTTTCATCATGCTGCGGATCGCGATCAGCTCGGCGGTGTTCGTGTTGGTGATGGCACCGTTCGGGGTGATCTCAAGCGTCGCAGGGGGTTTCGCGGCCTTCGCGGTGCAGTTGCTGATCAGTTGGGCGTTCGTCGCCCCGATGTACGCCGTGTCCTGCCTGCTCAAGAACGAGAGCGGGTTCTCGCTGATCTTCCGGCTGGTCGTGATGCCGCTGGTGCTCTTCTCCGGCGCCTTCTTCCCGATCCACAACCTGCCCACCGCACTGGAGCACCTGGCCAAGATCTCGCCGCTGTGGCAGGGCGTGGAACTGACCCGGATGGCGACCCTGGACACCTGGCGCCCGAGTGCCTGGTGGCATCTGCTCTACCTGCTGGTGGTGGCCGTCGCGTTCACGGTGCTGTCCGTGCGCTTCCTGCGCCGACGGTTGGTGCGCTGA
- a CDS encoding serine/threonine-protein kinase gives MTSDEPTIPGYEIVRQIGAGGSSTVWAVRRPDGVRLAVKVLREDQRRPESAWSAEVEHEHLLPVWDTVIGRWDDRDVTCLVMPLAEGGSLQDVLDVRGHLTVGEIVTVLVPLAQALHHLHSVGLVHGDLKPANVLLTADGRPLLADLGAARLPVDVADSEVWATDRWSAPEVLQGQPADAASDAYGLGAIAWACATGSPAPPAALRPLLADEATHLPQGVCDVITACLSHTAAARPSPAEFADLIWSCASAEPAPVALSPGARTAMPVRDPGDELTRRLRSQARTAVLTEPNERTSRRWRRRPVESTPVVPIQPAVPGSRRQARAVAGRPTRRRGWWLDRRIWAAAGLAACTPTGAIALLGPAQSAPTPPAVRAVPTTSATVTTASSPSAGARSLSTATGNPLPDPVAALQRLLSARAVAWNHGDTSALGGAFAANSTAWQRDSGDIKTVVNRSAHYSGLAFRVREAQVTSRAADRASVRAQVVRTAATVTVGGTRRVVPEQISTVDFELVRTAAGWRINDWRSS, from the coding sequence GTGACTTCCGACGAACCGACCATCCCCGGCTATGAGATCGTCCGTCAGATCGGTGCGGGCGGCAGCTCGACGGTGTGGGCCGTGCGTCGCCCGGACGGGGTGCGCCTGGCGGTCAAGGTGCTGCGCGAGGACCAGCGGCGGCCGGAATCGGCATGGTCGGCAGAAGTAGAGCACGAGCACCTGCTGCCGGTCTGGGACACGGTGATCGGCCGGTGGGACGACCGCGACGTGACGTGTCTGGTGATGCCGCTGGCCGAGGGTGGCTCGTTGCAGGACGTCCTGGATGTCCGAGGGCATTTGACGGTGGGGGAGATCGTGACGGTCCTGGTGCCTCTCGCCCAGGCGTTGCATCACCTCCACTCGGTCGGGTTGGTGCACGGCGACCTCAAACCGGCCAACGTGCTGCTGACGGCTGACGGTCGTCCGCTGCTCGCGGATCTGGGCGCGGCTCGGCTTCCGGTGGACGTGGCCGACAGCGAGGTGTGGGCTACCGATCGGTGGTCAGCACCGGAGGTGCTGCAGGGCCAGCCGGCCGACGCGGCCAGTGACGCCTACGGGCTCGGCGCGATCGCCTGGGCGTGTGCCACCGGATCACCTGCGCCGCCGGCCGCACTGCGTCCGCTGCTGGCTGACGAAGCCACCCACCTGCCGCAGGGGGTCTGTGACGTGATCACCGCGTGTCTGTCGCACACGGCGGCTGCCCGACCGTCGCCGGCAGAATTCGCCGATCTCATCTGGTCCTGCGCGTCCGCCGAGCCGGCGCCGGTCGCGCTCTCACCCGGTGCCCGTACGGCGATGCCCGTGCGCGACCCGGGTGACGAACTCACCCGCCGGCTGCGATCCCAGGCCCGTACGGCAGTGCTCACCGAGCCCAACGAGCGCACCAGCCGTCGGTGGCGCCGACGGCCGGTTGAGTCGACCCCGGTAGTGCCGATCCAGCCGGCCGTCCCGGGAAGCCGTCGCCAGGCGCGCGCGGTCGCCGGTCGGCCAACCCGACGGCGTGGTTGGTGGCTGGACCGCCGGATCTGGGCAGCAGCCGGGCTGGCGGCCTGCACGCCAACGGGTGCGATCGCGCTGCTGGGACCCGCTCAGTCGGCGCCCACCCCTCCTGCCGTCCGGGCGGTGCCAACGACGTCCGCTACGGTCACCACAGCGTCCTCGCCGTCGGCGGGTGCGCGATCCCTGTCGACCGCGACGGGCAACCCGCTGCCGGATCCGGTCGCAGCCCTGCAACGCCTGCTGAGCGCACGAGCAGTTGCCTGGAACCACGGTGACACCAGCGCCCTGGGTGGTGCCTTTGCCGCGAATTCGACTGCCTGGCAACGCGATAGCGGCGACATCAAGACGGTGGTCAACCGGTCGGCACACTACAGCGGGCTTGCCTTCCGGGTGCGAGAAGCACAGGTGACCTCGCGCGCGGCGGATCGGGCGAGTGTGCGGGCGCAGGTCGTACGTACGGCCGCGACCGTGACGGTGGGCGGCACCCGCCGCGTGGTGCCCGAGCAGATCAGCACGGTGGATTTCGAGCTGGTGCGCACGGCCGCGGGCTGGCGGATCAACGATTGGCGCAGTTCCTGA
- a CDS encoding TIGR01777 family oxidoreductase: protein MPQRVAVTGSSGLIGSALCHALRDRGDEVIRLVRRPGREADEVTWDPGAGEIDLQALQGVSAVVNLAGAGIGDQRWTPEYKQLIRSSRVDATTTIATAVAALDGHVRFLSGSASGFYGDRGEQRLTERSDSGEGFLAGVVRDWEHAADPAVQAGAPTAYLRTGIVLAPDGGAASRMLPLAKWGLGGPLGSGRQWFPWIALPDHVSAMLFLLDNPQITGPVNLVGPTPARQKELAKALGAAYHRPAVLPAPSFALHAVLGEFASDVLTSAKIAPEVLQDNGFQWVSDTVDTVAEWLARTA from the coding sequence ATGCCACAGCGCGTTGCCGTCACCGGATCCTCCGGACTGATCGGCAGCGCGCTGTGTCATGCGTTGCGCGACCGGGGCGATGAGGTCATCCGGCTGGTACGTCGACCGGGCCGGGAAGCCGACGAAGTCACCTGGGACCCCGGTGCCGGTGAGATCGATCTGCAAGCGCTGCAGGGTGTTTCAGCCGTCGTAAACCTCGCGGGAGCCGGGATCGGTGATCAGCGGTGGACCCCCGAGTACAAGCAGCTCATCCGCTCTTCTCGGGTCGATGCCACGACCACGATCGCGACGGCCGTCGCCGCACTCGACGGGCACGTGCGCTTTCTGTCCGGATCGGCGAGTGGCTTCTACGGTGACCGTGGCGAGCAGCGACTGACCGAGCGCAGTGACTCCGGCGAAGGGTTCCTGGCTGGTGTGGTCCGCGACTGGGAACACGCAGCGGATCCCGCGGTGCAGGCCGGTGCTCCCACCGCGTATCTGCGGACCGGAATCGTGCTGGCGCCGGACGGAGGTGCGGCCAGTCGGATGCTGCCGCTGGCCAAATGGGGGCTGGGCGGTCCGTTGGGCTCAGGACGCCAGTGGTTCCCGTGGATCGCCCTCCCCGATCACGTGTCCGCAATGCTGTTCCTGCTGGACAACCCGCAGATCACCGGGCCGGTCAATCTGGTCGGGCCCACACCGGCCCGGCAGAAAGAACTGGCCAAAGCCCTCGGCGCCGCGTACCACCGTCCAGCCGTCCTGCCGGCGCCATCGTTCGCCCTGCACGCCGTGCTCGGCGAGTTCGCCAGCGACGTCCTCACCAGCGCCAAGATCGCTCCCGAAGTGCTGCAGGACAACGGGTTCCAGTGGGTGTCGGACACAGTTGATACGGTCGCCGAATGGTTGGCCCGTACCGCGTGA
- a CDS encoding ABC transporter ATP-binding protein: protein MSALPEVMIRARGLHKSFGGFEAVRGIDVAVDRGESFGFLGPNGAGKSSTMRMIAAVSPVTSGELRILGMDPATHGSQIRARIGVCPQDDTLDNELTVRENLIVYGRYFGIGRKQVRAKADELLDFAQLTEKADAKVDDLSGGMKRRLTIARSLVNDPELLLLDEPTTGLDPQARHVLWDKLFRLKQQGVTLVITTHYMDEAEQLCDRLVVMDQGRIAAEGTPAALIAQYASREVAEVRFGVVDHAAYADQIDGLADRIEVLPDRLLLYTDNGEQVLAAVGERGLHPTATLVRRASLEDVFLRLTGRSLVD from the coding sequence ATGTCGGCGTTGCCTGAGGTGATGATCCGCGCCCGCGGACTGCACAAATCGTTCGGCGGCTTCGAGGCCGTGCGCGGTATCGACGTGGCGGTCGACCGCGGAGAGTCCTTCGGTTTCCTCGGGCCGAACGGCGCGGGCAAGTCCTCCACGATGCGGATGATCGCCGCCGTCTCTCCCGTGACCAGCGGCGAGCTGCGGATTCTGGGCATGGATCCGGCTACCCACGGTTCGCAGATCCGAGCCCGGATCGGCGTCTGTCCGCAGGACGACACCCTGGACAACGAACTCACCGTCCGGGAGAACCTCATCGTGTACGGCCGCTACTTCGGGATCGGACGCAAACAGGTTCGCGCCAAGGCCGACGAACTCCTGGACTTCGCGCAGTTGACCGAGAAGGCCGACGCCAAAGTCGACGACCTGTCCGGCGGGATGAAGCGCCGACTGACGATTGCCCGGTCGCTGGTCAACGACCCCGAACTCCTGCTCCTGGACGAACCCACCACCGGTCTGGACCCGCAGGCCCGACATGTCCTGTGGGACAAGCTGTTCCGCCTGAAGCAGCAGGGAGTGACCCTGGTCATCACCACGCACTACATGGACGAGGCCGAGCAGTTGTGCGACCGCCTCGTGGTCATGGACCAGGGCCGCATCGCGGCCGAGGGTACGCCGGCGGCTCTGATCGCGCAGTACGCCAGCCGGGAGGTCGCCGAGGTGCGGTTCGGGGTTGTCGACCACGCGGCGTACGCCGATCAGATCGACGGCCTGGCCGACCGGATCGAGGTGCTGCCCGACCGGCTCCTGCTCTACACCGACAACGGCGAGCAGGTGCTGGCCGCAGTCGGTGAGCGCGGCCTGCACCCGACGGCGACCCTGGTGCGCCGTGCCTCGCTGGAGGACGTCTTCTTGCGGTTGACCGGCCGCAGCCTGGTGGATTGA